The genomic region gagggtggcagagcactggaacaggctgcccagagagcttgtggagtctccttctctggagatactcaaaactcacctggatgcattcctgtgcaacctgctctgggtgaccctgctctggtgggggggttggacgagatgatctccagaggtcccttccaacccctgtcattctgtgagtctgtgattctcTCACTCCCATTGTTTGTACCAAAGATGCATGGACACCTATGAACCATAGTTAGACCACAGCCCCTAGGACATCAACTTACCCGCTTCCTTCCCTCCAGTTACTGGCACCACACATATGTGGACCCCTATGACCCCTGGTCCCACTTGTCATTGGCACTTAGACCAAGACAGAGTCCTGTCACCCACGAAAACAGTCAGAAATGAAGTTAGATAAGAGGACAGGACAGACTGCAGTGATCAGGCACAGGATGTGGCTGGACAAGTGTACTGACCAGCAACCTGTTTATATGGGACTCATCAGTCTTATCCCTTTTTCCGTCTCTTTTCCCACACTTCTTCCTCCCCAAAACACCTTGATGCTTCCCTTCCCCCACCTTTGGTTCCTCACCTCAACATCCCATAAAAAGTCTCACACAATCCCAAAATGTCCTTCCCAACATCCCATCGTGTGGCATATATCCCTGTATGCAGTAAAGCCCCTCAGTCTGCCAGGTGGTCTGGGGACCCTCTCCCATTGAGTCACCCTGATGGGTTTCACACCCGGTCCGTGGGCTGATCATTGTCCTGTGACAGCCTTAGGAGGAGCCAGACCAGCGTACTCTGTCTCTCTGGTTAGGTTACTGCGGTTCCCCTACCTGCCATCATTCCTCTGTGCTCCTCTGTGTTTGGGGAGAAGTTCCGCTAATCACATAACCAAACTGAATCCTCAGATGTGGTGGATTCAAAGCTCTCTAATTTTAGGCACGGTTACCAAAGTGCATTTGGAAGCAGGAAGCTACCAGTCAGAAAGGCATTTTCCTTATACTTGCTAGACATCTTTAACAGGAGCCACAGATGAAATCACGTTATACCAGGGGAGCTGGCAGCTGGTGCAAGAGTTAGGACATTGGTGAGCAGGCCAATAAGTGAGAAAGCTGCAACCTGCCGATGTTTGCGAACTACAGGATCTCAAGCGCACAGCAGCCAGCGTGATAATCACCACCGCTCAGGAGCGGATACTGCTGGTGTCTGTTATCCTCAGGTGAATTAAGCAAAGAACagactcaggaaaaaaccctGGGAGAAGTGACTACAACGCTGCTTTGTGAGAGTGAGCTTGGTCCTCATAAATCTCCCTAAAGAGAGGAGGAAACTCCTTGTCCACCAGCAGGTCTCCAGGGGAGGCATATTAACTTTAGGGCTAGATGTATGACATAGGGGGAAAGAGGTAAATTGTGCTGTTCTGCTCATAGGTAGAGCATTGGCCTTACCCAGAGTCAGAGAGGAATGGAAGGAGTCCGAGGCAAAGTAAGAAAAATGGTGACAAGAAGTCTGTTAAGTAGGACCTGTGAGGAAAGATGAGGCCCGGCACTGGGAAAAAGCGGTtggaagaggggaggagagaagcaTCTTAGGCACAAAGAGGCTATGAAGAACACAGTGGTCATGTTCTCAGCAGAGGACACTGGAGGACATTAACTCAAGTGGCAGCAGAGAAGGATTTTGTTCTACATGAGATACACCACCATCCTGTGAAGCTGGAGAGGACTGGAGCAccaggaaggggaagggaggcaaTTTCCAGCACAGCACTTCTCCAGTTCCCTCATACCACCACGAGTCTCTGCTGACCACCACTTTTTGACAGCTGTCTGTGACACTGCTTCATGTTGGCTTGTGTTATGGACAGTATCCTGGGGAATTAAGTCAAATCCCTACAAGTGTCGATACTACACTGGTGGAAATATCCCTGTCAACCAGTTGGGGTGGCTCGTTTCCAGAAAAGGACTCCTGAATCTTCCCACCTGTCAGATTATGTGGTTGAACAACATCAGGCAGTTATGAACCCCAGGAACCTCATCACTGAAAACGGATCAGGGGTCCACGTGTCCAAGCCAGCTCCCATAGAGAAGACCAGAAGTCTTGACCAGCTATGGGAGAGACCTTTTTCCCTTTGTCTCTGGCATGAGACAGAGTATAGGGAAGACCAGGGGATTTTGGGGCCAGCTATGTGTGGACTGAATGACTAAGCCTCGCTACTGGAGGGGTCCATATTGCATATGTGTAAACACATATTTTTTCTGCTAGCAGGCTTTCATCCTGCTGGCAACTAGAGAGGGGAACAAGGTCAGGCTGCTCATGCTGTTTGTGTTTGCATCAGTGCTTTTGGTCTGTGTTAACCTGTGTGGCTGCTTATATGtacatattctttttcttccatatgtatctatatatgtatatattgtaCATACACGCTCAGTCTCACtactggctgcagctggggacatGGAGCTGCAGCGGCCTTGCTTCTGCTGGGCTACAGGATTCAGCAGGTCCTACCACCACCCTCTGCCATTCACAGAACTACTCCCACTGAATTAGATTAGGAAGGGAAATCTCCTGGTCACCTTGTCTCCAGTACAAATTCTCTCCTCTCTGGGACACAGAGAGAGGATTCACTTTCATAGGTAGGATGGAGTCGCGCAGCCAGGAGATGCACACCAGTGCCCTGTGGGGAGCTGGCACTGTTTGGTCGGGAAAGGTTAGGCAGATGATGTTTCCTGAGGCAAACAAAAGTGGGAGCACAGGGGCCAGGAAGTAGGAATGGGTGGAGAAAAGGTGGGATCTGTGGTGGCATATGGTCTGCAGCAGGACATGAAGGCAATTTGGTAGGCAATGCACTTCTGGAAGGGTCCTcatgtgcagcagcagccctgctccttcctgcctcttctgcagcacGGTCTGGCCTGGGCAGGTATGCCCTTACAGGGACCACTGCGGTGTCGGCCTCCCAGGAAGGCTGCTGCATCAGGGGAATCTGGAATCAGCTCTGAGTTGGAAAGAGGACTTCTTCCTAGAGGTGGCACTGGATGACTGGTGACCCCAGTTATTTTGCTGCTGGAGACATCTCCTCATACTTAGTCAACCATGTGCAGGTCAGACTCCTGGCACAAGCTCCTGTTACTCTCCCGGGCAAGACTTTcagcaatggaaacaaatacTCGTAACATCCCTAGAGCTGGTTTCCTGTGCCCAGTCCCCTCCGGAGCGTTGGCTGGGTGCAACGGGACTGTGTAGCCAGCTTGTCTCTGAGGGGTTTACTCTCCCTGGGTGGAtgcaacttctgctgcagtAGTTGCGTAAGGCTCTATCCTGGCACAGCAACATGTTTTGATCCTGCTTATACAAAACACGTGCAGCTTAGAGAGGGAAAGAGACAGAGAGGAAGACGCACACACAGAGAGCACAGAGCCTTTTTCATTGGTCTAATCTTGTATTTTGTCTTGTACAGGAAATCAGTATTTGTTCAGCAAAACCAATGCAAGAAGAGGACATTCTCTGCGCCCCAAGAAAAAGCAGACACCTCTGCTCAAGGAGACAAAGGAAATTGCAGCTCTGAGCATTTGTCTTCAATTCCTGCGTCTTCTTTTTGGAGACCTCAACCTCTTTTTAGCCAGTGGCTGCTGGACACACTCAGGGAGAAGAGGACTCAAGAGCCCAGGATTCACTCAGGATGATGGTTGCTCCATCACACAGTTACTGCTGCAGCTTCACAAATTCGATAAAGGTCCTCGCATCGGCTATCATTCCAGTTGTGTATTTCTGAACTGGTATGGATTATAACGCACATCTCAGCAGCCACATTACTTGGTTCCCCTTTCCGCCAGAACCTGAGATAGAGGCAGACATGTTACTCCCCAGCGTACCCCGTAGAGCACTGCTGGAACAGGCCACAGCAGGACGCAAGgcttggaggggagagagaaaaattccAGACGCTGATTCACGGACAGAAGCAGTACCCTTCCTCCCGCTCTGCTATCCCACTGGCACCAGTCTCATGTGGAAACCTGCCTTCTTCCCACAGCCACCACAACAGGGCCCTGCTCGGTGCTGGTGGGGGGAGCTGCTCACCCCGCTCACCCCGTGCTCGTCCCACCCAGCAGAGGCACGTGTCTGCCCCCAGGGCAAGTTTGTCCTCCAGAACAAGGCGCAGCGAGGACAGCCCTGGTCACTGCGCCCTGTGCCCCATCTCTCCCACAGCATCACAGCGCTGGCCATGCCCGTGCGTATCCGTGCGCATGTGCGTGGTGGGGGCAGTATGGAGGTCAGGCAAGGCTGGTCATCTCTGCAGGGTTCTTCCTGCTGGCCAGACACAGCTTTTTCTGTGCCTACAGCATTGTTGGCCATGACACAGGTACTTAACTAACAACCACTTAACCGGCACGGATGGGGCCGCGTGAACCTGGTGTCCGACACAGCCCTCGCCTGCTCCATCATTGTCCTCTCACGGGGAGTTGTCTCACCTCGCTCTCATGCACCAACAGACACCCTCACCTACTCTCTTGGACTACCAGGAGCTGCACCAAATACTCTCCATCGGAGATACTCACGCTGCCGTTGCATTAAATGGAGTCTGGTCCACCCACTGCCACTGGCCCACCTGCCGTGCTCTCAGACCGATGTAGTAATTTCTTCCTAATGGACCTGGGAGCTCTTTAGTGAGGAAAGCCTGGAAAGCAGGGAGAGTGCAATGTCCAATCCCCATGAGgtgcaggagggagcagagggagggggcaggcgtccctgtggggtgGGGCTGGTGGCAGAGGGGAGCGGGTGCGGAAGGGATGTAGAaaggacaccccccccacccctgcaggGACAAGGAGGGGCTGAGCCCCCTCCAGGGTCTGGCACTGCCTCTCGGGCTGCTGTGCCCCTCTCTCAGCCCTGCACGTACCTGCTCTGCTTCGGTGTTGATCACCACCAGGTGGGAGCCCATCCCAGTGCAGTTCTGCTCACTCTTGTCCCAGCGCATCCTATCATCTGACATGTAATAGCAGCTTTTTTGAAAGCGTTTCCAGCCCTTTGGGCAGCACGTCCAGCCTCGCCCTGTGCGGGGAGACATCGCAGAGATGAACGCTAATAAGAAGAGAGATGGTGACTGCAGGATCCCTCTTCTCCATGTTCTCCTTAGAGCACTTTTCCTGACAGAAAGGGCTTGAAAAATCAAGGCTGGTACAGGTATTTCTTCCAATTGCTTTGGGGCATGACCAGTGAGCTTTGTGCACACAAATCCCTGGCAATCCTTGTAACATCATCTCAGGTCTTGACAAAGACAAAGTGATTTTGGTGATCTGGTTTGACTTCTCGTTGTAGAGTCCCTTTAGGCCTCTAGGCCCAGGGAAGAGGGAATGTTGTGTCTTTCCCTGACTGCAGCCGCACTCTTATTATTGCTCCACTGTTAACCTTCCCTGTGCCGCCTCATGCTGTcccttttattttgcagttttaacAGCCACCCTGCCCTCCAGGACACCATTAACAcggccctctcctccccctaAGCTGTCAGCAGGAAATCCTTTTCCCCCACCTCTCTCCTCTGGAGTGCCCCCTCCAGACTCGGCTCCCGCGGAGGCTTGCTGTCAGAGCAGACCCCAGCATTCATTGTCCCTCTCCCAAAGacctcctgcaccccacagcacTACTGACCTTTGCCTTGCGGCACCGCCGAGTCGCACTGCCACTCCGTGAatttctgctgcagggctgtgggctcCTCATcgctgggggagaggggcacgactggaaagggagagggaaggcgGCAGGATTACCCCTTCCTCCCGGCTCCTCACACACCATCTCTGGGCTTCACTCCTGTTTCCCCATTTCCCCACCAAGCACTGCCTCAGCATCGCCTCTCCTCGGGCTGCCTCTTCCCATTTCACAAGCGGTAGCTGCCGGCCTCTGGGCAAAGGGAACAGGCAttgctgctcccagcaccccacagcTGCCCGCAAGGACTCCTCTGCCCACTGACCGACAAGACCTAGCCAGGGGGACTGGCCAACAAAGCTAGCGAAGCCTGCGACCCACCCGAGCAGTGCCTGGTGGCCATAGGCAGCCTGCGGTCCGTCGACAGAGTCCGTCCCAGCACCGGGCAGCTGACGTCGGGCCCCCTCGGGGGCTGTGGAGCTGAAGGTGTGGGGCTAGTGGATCCCTGGTCCACGGCTCTGAGAAAACTAGCCCGAAGAAGTGGCGTGGCTGCCTTCCCAGGCAGAAAGAGACAATCTTCCACGTCAGAGAGCAGAAGGACCACTGGGAGGACACTGCACTGAGGACATGCCGGACAGCGTGGGATCGATTCCACCCAACCACAGGCATTTACCATGTAGATAGCTACAGCCAAGCTGCCTCTCCAAATCTCTTTACAATCAGTGAATTAAAAGAAGCACTTCAGTCGCACAGTTTCTCTCTTCCCAAGACAGACATCAACAGTAGTTTGGATGAGTAACGCATCAGATGGGCctatttcagcagcagcaaagacagcagTCCAGGTGAAAGTAATCACATACAGCTAGAGCTGCTGAATCCGGGGTGGAAGGTGGGCTCCTAGGACGTACCAGCCAGTTCACGGGGAATAACGCAGTGTTGGTGACAGCTGTCAGCAGGCCACGTCCACAACCTCAAAGACTGTAGAGTTGTCGCTAACTCAAACCCTCAGCGATATTGATTGGAAGCTGATCAGGGTGTGCTAAGTGATAGAGATGCCTCTTTTTATCAAccatttcatttagaaatattGTTACTAGTGAGGAGGGCAGAGTGATCGTAGTGGCCTCTGTGCCTGATGGGTGAATTCCTATAATggaagaaggctcagaggagCTGGGCAAGGGCGCTGCGTGGCTGACCACACCTGTTGCAAAGAAAGGTGACCTTATCTCAACACAAAGGGCCTTTGTTCTAGTTCAGTTGAGTGAATCAACCAGTTGTATCAGCTGAGTGAATGGACCAGCTGTGTAACTGTTCATCCctctgaagatgaaaaagagGGCAATGTCTTCCTAAGTTAGCCAGACCAGCATGGGGCGAGTGTATACGTGGCTCAGCCCAAAATAGTGTAAAAAACTGAATGACTAACAAAAACATGTCTGAAGAAAGCAATGGGCCTGAGCTGGCTTTAACCCACATATTCCTTCTTGGTCACTGGGGACACCCAGTGTCCTGATGTTGAGCATATTGCAGAGACTGGTAATGAGAATCACATTTGTATTGTGATACAACTGTGCATTGCAATTGCTACCCTCAACCCAGGACACCTCATCATATGACAGGTAATAGCAGCTTCTTTGAAAGCACCTCCAGCCATTCAGGCAGCATGTTCAGCCTTGCTCTTTGAGGGGAGAGACCACAGACATGAATGCTAATAACAAGGGAGATGGTGACTGCAAGGATCCCTGTTCTCCAGCAACAGTGCTCAACTGTTCTCCCCAGTTCACTGTGCAGGGTATTGACCTCCTCTACAGTTTggctcctgccccagcaagGACAGAAAAGTGAGATGTTACTGGAAATCATGCTCAGTAACTCCCACAATGTTTCAGGGGCTGCTGACCTGTTCTAGTCACGCATCTTGATGCCCATCATTAAGCAAAGCCCATCTCCTGAAGTAGTCTCAACCCTTCACCTGGAACAAGCCTGTGGTAgtccagttggcctcagccaCAAGGATCGTTTCCTCACCAGCAACCTGAAAATGTCCTCTTTCATACCTTATTGCTAACACCCTGTGCTCCTCTTCCCCTGTGATGTTCGTACCTACGCTACCCTGACAGGACTCCACCTCTGTCTTCTCCTTAGTCACTGCATAAAGGCTCCAGttttcctctgctctcctcAGGAGTCCCACCCAGCCCTGTCCATCTGCTTAACCTTTAGCCAGACCTTTGAAGGGCCCTTTCTCCAGGACCCAGACTCTCATGTCTGCTCATTCCTATCTCCCAGGCAGTGACCTTTGCCTTCAGTCATGCTCAGCGCTGTGATGGAGGTGGACAACTGCGAAGGGAGAGGAAGCGTTAGAGAGATGGTTTAGGTTGAAAGGGagctctggaggtcatcttgtccaaacTCTTGCTCACCAGGAGCCAGTGGCCCAGGATCGTGTTGAGACAGCTTTCgaatatttccaaggatggagacagcataacctctctgggcaacctgtgccactgcttggtcaccctcacagtgaaaaggtgtttcctgatgttcagggGGAAcctcttgtgtttcagtttgtgcccattgcctctggtcctggtcactgggcaccactgaaaagagcttgGCTCCACCTTCTTTGCACTGTCCCTTCAGTTGTCTACGCAcgttgataagatccccccgagtcttctccaggctaaacagtcccagctctctcagcctttcttcataggagagatgctccagtgccTTCATCATCTTCGCGACCCTTTGTCAGACTCTCTCCACTAAGTCCATGTCTCttttgtactgaggagcccagaactggacacagtactccaggtgtggcttcaccagtgctgagtagaggggaaggatcagcTCCATTGACCTGCTGGAAACACTCCTCTAATGCAGCCCGGGATACCATTcgccttctttgcagcaagagcacactgctggctcatgttcaatGTGGTGTCCACTAGAAccccaggcccttttctgccaagctgctcaCCAGCTGGGTGGAGAGAGGTCACAGACCACAGGAGCAGGGGGAATCAGCTGCCTAACCTCCAACTTGCCTGCACTGTAACTGCTCCCTTCTGCCTGCCAGTTAACTTCTGCCACGTTATGGCTGGTCTAGAGTTAGCCATGTGGCCGTGCAACCAACGCACAGGGTTTTGAGCATGTGGAGATTCAAGCAGCACGGCAGGGCGAGGGGGAGCAATGAGGCTCTCTGTAATAAATTCTCCAGAGAATGGAAAAATCGAAGCTTCTGTAgtaggttggacttgatgatcttacaggtcttttccaaccttagtgattctgtgattctgtgtgaggCACTGCTAAATGAAGCCAGAGTGAATGGGACAAAGTAGTGCTCTGGGACCTGCGGGCCAGGCAGCCTGGCCTGCAGCTTTAAAACATTGCCATGCAGGAGCTTGGGATAGGACTCATGACTGGGATGTCTTGCGCATTCAGCAATGCTGTATGGCATCAGCAAAGTGTAGGTGATGTTTTTATTGAAAGGAACACTCTGCATGGAAAAGGGGGTAAAGCAAAATTGCAAAATTTGTGTGgcccagaaatcacaggtttgcACTAATGATTAGGGGACCATCTCGATTTGGACTTTTACCGTCAGTCTTTCTCCCACCATTAGGAGGACAGGAAAcatattatttcagttttgggcccctcactacaagaaggacattgaggtgctggagcgtgtccagagaagggcgacgaagctggtgaggggtctggagcacaagtctgatgaggagcggctgagggagctgggggtgttcagtctggagaagaggaggctgaggggagacctcatcgctctctacaactacctgaaagggggttgcggagaggtgggtgttggtctcttctcccaagtgacgagtgacaggacaagaggaaatggcctcaagttgtgccagggaaggtttaggctggataccAGGGCTGTTGTGGGGCAGAGATTCTTCCCATCCTAGTAGGGACCAGCTTACACCCGCAGGCACAAGGGTGCATTATTGCTTCTTAAGTTCCTCAGCCTAGCGACTATCATCACAGTGCAACATCATCAGACTGTGAGGatccctgcagcagggaggcatATTGGCCACATGCAGTTGCCACCACACTAACCAGGAGTGTTCGTACAGCTGCGAACTCTTTAAGCGGGAAAGAGCCGAATCAGCTGTCACATGGTGAAGACACTTTCCAAAAAGGCAATTGAAGCTTCTGTAATCACATTGTCTTCTCCCACtactcccctctcccccagtcCCTTCCACCtccaagcaaaataaatacattcaagaGCGCACCGAGATAGATGTGTATGAGACTTGCTTTGAGGACAATGGCAGAAATGAGCAGGACCCAAGAGCTAAGCAGTGGACAGCTTCTGTTCTCTGCTGgggctgaaaaacaaaaggcaagagCAGGAGTCACACACCACGCAGAGACAAGGACAGGATTGACCAGGAAACTCAGCAGCCCTCACCAGACAGCTGGCCTCCTGCAACAGCATCCGGAGAGAAAGGTGTGGAGTCCCACAGACCCTTTTGTAATATGTGGGCACTGAAGGGGGCAGCAAGCCATAGCGTCTCTGCTTTGCTGGagctcctctccttcccccttgcCCCTGAGCACTTGTCCAACCCTTCACGCCCctgttcccttctctcccctctctcatTCTCTTCTTTCCCATGCTAGTCACAGCCCACATCATTGGTTGCAGAGGGAGGGTCCCTTGCACTCATGATAACCGCCAGCGCTGGTTCCAACTAGGTGGGATGTGGGACTTGGACACTGCTTGCCTTAGCGTTGCTTAGAAGCTCAAGAGAGTGGACACCTGCCCAAACTCCCACCACCAGATCCCAGAGCCTCATCCCTCCTGTTCCCACCCTGACTAGACACGACAGTAGAGGCAATCCCCCCATCACCTGCAGTCCCTTGACTGGGCATCCCTCCAGGGGTCATCGTCTCTGATGAACGGTTGCTTTTCTCTCCACAGAGTCCCAGGAACACAGGGTGTTGCTGGTACACAGCTCTCGTATTGCAGAGAAAATTACACATCCCTCAGTACGGAAGGAAGTTCAATGACTTCCGATGCATTGTGGTGGCAGAagcttagagaaaaaaaagaacaagcacCATCTAGAGTAGGGACACACACAATCACTTCACCTTCTGAGCCAGTTCTCAGGTGATGGTTATCATAAAACAAGCACTGAAAGCCCCGAACTTCATGCAGCAGCATTCTcatggaaagaggaagaaagagattgGACAGAGGAACTCTGCATCAGCCCTGTCATGCACTGCTCGTGCACATTCAGCTAGTTTTACCATCTGCAGTCGTAACCTTGCATCTGCTGGTTTGCTTCCTGGAAAAGGAATGGTTCATAAAGGAACAGCCCCATTCTTCACATCTGGAGCTCCAGTAATCACTCGTGCAACCCAGTGATTTCTGGGCCACATGCACTTTTTTCATGAATACGGGAGCCAATGGTGAGTGCTAGCTGTGCAGCAGTATCATCTCTCCCCCCCATCTTCCCACCAGGAAggcctgaaaaggaaaatagaaagaaatagaaagctatttcttttctgagcaggTTACTTTTGATTGTGGGGAGGGGATGAAGGCGAAGAGTTTGTCCTCTCtcttataatttttttgtttaatcatCTAGGTGCACTTTGTTACTGTCACTTTCTGGGAATTCTTTATGATGTTTCACTTCCCAAAGCATCTCCAACTCCCACCTCTAAAGCCTCCTTCAAAATTTGCACAATAAATAACAATGTTCTGCCAGCAGTTCCTACCGGGTGAGTCGCTTGGTTTTTATTACCCCAGCACCACACATCTGTGCCTTCTGTTTCAGCATTTTGTGGACAGTAACAAAAAGAGATTCCCAAGTACAGGTGGAGCATGCGAAGTTTAGGACTACAATGAACAAACCAGGAGATGTTTTCATCTGTGACATGCAAATCTTGGAGCAAGCATTGAATCCACCTACTGTTCCGCGTCTGGCTGACATATTACAGGACTGGAATTTTCCTGCCACTCATCCACTCGTTCAAAAATATAATCTGCTTATTCTCAGTAATGTAGTAAAATGTCTTCAGACACCACTGAGCTGAGTTGCTCAGTGTCAAGCTACTTGCCAACTACTGTGTCTAGCTTTTCTGTCCCTTGACCTTGGAGGGAGCGGTTGTCTTCTATCTTCAGTCCCCTAGCAGGAAAGAGGGGCAGACATTGTCCCATTTCTTGGGTGGTTGTGAAACTAGATTCCAGCTTTGCTCAGCAGTCTTATTGTGTCTGGAGACAACAACTTGGAACTAAGTTtcatttccaaaaggaaaactCTCTGAAGGGGAAACCTCACCTAGGATTTCCCTACCTGCATGTGGAGAAAAGTGGTGGTACTCCTCTACCTGCCTAGCAGGAAAGAACTCCTCCATCCAGCCTTGGTAGGGAAGGAGTTACCATTGGACATCTGCAGAGAGTGACTGGCGGCTCCTCATGGCAAGGAGGAGAGGAGCTCCTGGGAGGTGGGGTCTCTGGGATTTAGAGGCAAGAGAGAAGATAGAACTCAGGAAGGAGGAGAACCATCGGAAAGCACTGAAGATGTGGAGCCAGTCAAAGTCCAGTGGAAGGCAGAGTCCCACTGGAGAGCTTGTTGTCATTACAGAATAACAGAAACTGAATGCCTTTGTATGATAAATTAGTTTGCTGTCTTAAAACAATGACTGTGGATAAATAATGATCTACAGGGTTAAGAGTCCATGAAAAAGCTATTAAGGctgtcaaaacaaaatgaagaactAGGGTAAAGCTAATTCTGGCAGGGGGAGACCACGACCACCCACTCAAAGACCACCCATTCAAGAAACCCACTAACTCAAATGATTaaggaaatgaaattataaaaaaaacctaTTGAGCCTACCAGATCCCTGGTATCTATATAGTATCTAGTATCTATACTAGATAACTAGCATTTTGCATATCTAGTAGGCAAAATACCTGTTTGCATACTAGATAGAAAAACATAAACCTATCATGTTTTGAGAGAGAATTACTGTGTATAAACTAATTAAATTGTGTGTCTAAATAACAGTTAGCTTGTACCAATGGCATGCTGATTTGTACCACGCACTCGTATCTGCGCACTTACATAATAAGGAAAATAGCACGACTCTGTGTGTAAGTTGGGTAATGCACACTGGGTAACGAACCCAAGTTTTTGGGACAACAAGCAGTGTGTGGACATAGGATATGAGTTGCTGAGAGTGAGGGTCCACTAGCAGTAATGGGGTGGGTGTGCACATGCATGTGCTGTATCAGGTTGGATCCAAGAAGGCATGAGACCTTTCATGGCACCAGTGTTTGTAGAGCACGAGCAGGGAGGTTGAAGTGAGATGCCCTCAGCCTTAAATAGCACCACTGCTCTTTCTCACCTCTTGCTGTCGTCACATCTTTCCTGTTTATCCACTACTTTGTAGAAACTAGGGTTCACTGAGAAAATAATAACCCATGATAAACTGGCTGATTCATTTCAGGTTAGGCTCACTGATGAGTTCCTCACAAAAGTGAGATCTTCTATAGCCGTTTGTAGTTGGTGGGCAGTTTCAGGCCTAAGCTGGCAAACTCCAACCCAATTAGTCGTATCCTCACCACCACTCAGAGGCACTACAGCAGTGCAGTATACCCTGGAAAGATGTCTGCAGCTATTAGGAGACCCCAGGAGAGGCAGAATACTGCAGCATGTCTTCTCAGTCAGCCTTGGCTACCACAACCACACAAAGCACTATGCTCCAGACCCTGCCCTGCCTTTCATAAAAGAAGCAATTGGTTCTTAAGATACTCCACACCTAGAGGATCTGAAAGATGAGATACGACTGTGGGCTCATGGCCATGATCACCTATGCATTCC from Gavia stellata isolate bGavSte3 chromosome 4, bGavSte3.hap2, whole genome shotgun sequence harbors:
- the LOC104253590 gene encoding C-type lectin domain family 4 member D-like, producing the protein MSQQCALAAKKANVVPLSPSDEEPTALQQKFTEWQCDSAVPQGKGRGWTCCPKGWKRFQKSCYYMSDDRMRWDKSEQNCTGMGSHLVVINTEAEQAFLTKELPGPLGRNYYIGLRARQVGQWQWVDQTPFNATAAFWRKGEPSNVAAEMCVIIHTSSEIHNWNDSRCEDLYRICEAAAVTV